Proteins from a genomic interval of Rosa chinensis cultivar Old Blush chromosome 2, RchiOBHm-V2, whole genome shotgun sequence:
- the LOC112189059 gene encoding protein SDA1 homolog produces the protein MIKSSLKPKLVLTYSPGQLPTANLPTNPSLPVLPELDWRITGSHTPVLSLCLSAPFFSLFSLIFSPSCFSLCLFDHDPTVRNERSLRRCFLEVSDPQTRRSHFLVSGCRKMEINYGSVGVNGASLTRAVEALAALLLSALLRTQLLALDPLAFLPNNGAGIKEDPHTTSQAKPADAEGDDEDDDGDGGLEEGEEDLSSEEGEEYGNKPNNNKSNSKKAPEGGAGGGAEENGEEEEGDEEDGDDQEDDNEDDNDEEDDDDDDDDDNDDGGEEDEEGADEENEEEEEDEDEEALQPPKKRKK, from the exons atgATTAAAAGCTCCTTAAAACCCAAACTTGTCCTTACCTACTCTCCCGGGCAGCTCCCCACAGCAAATCTACCTACGAATCCCTCCCTGCCCGTCCTGCCCGAACTTGACTGGAGAATTACGGGCAGTCACACGCCAgtactctctctctgtctctctgctcccttcttctctcttttctctctgatATTTTCCCCATCTTGTTTCTCTCTGTGTCTCTTCGATCACGATCCTACGGTCAGGAATGAACGCAGCCTCCGCCGCTGTTTTCTAGAGGTTTCCGACCCTCAAACCCGCAGATCTCACTTCCTG GTGTCTGGTTGCCGCAAAATGGAAATTAACTACGGTTCGGTCGGAGTCAACGGCGCGTCGCTAACACGCGCCGTGGAGGCCCTGGCTGCTTTGCTGCTCTCGGCTCTGCTCAGGACCCAGCTCTTGGCTCTG GATCCCCTTGCGTTTTTACCTAACAACGGAGCTGGTATTAAAGAAGATCCTCACACTACATCCCAAGCTAAGCCAGCTGATGCTGAgggagatgatgaagatgatgatggtgatggtggactggaagaaggtgaagaggacTTGTcatctgaagaaggagaagagtaTGGCAACAAACCGAACAACAATAAGAGTAACTCAAAGAAGGCTCCAGAGGGTGGAGCAGGAGGTGGGGCTGAAGAGAatggagaagaggaagagggcgatgaagaagatggtgatgaccAAGAAGATGACAATGAGGACGACAATGATGAagaggatgatgatgacgatGACGACGATGACAATGACGATGGCGGAGAAGAGGATGAGGAAGGAGCCGACGAGGAgaatgaggaggaggaagaagatgaagatgaggaagCACTTCAGCCcccaaagaagaggaagaagtag